The Francisella hispaniensis FSC454 genome includes the window TTCCAAATGATCAGGTTTTAATAGAAGCTAGAATTGTCGAAGTACTTAGAACAAGCGCACTTGAACTTGGTTTTAACTATGGTGTGATTGATCCCTCTGGTAGAGTTAACATAGGTCTAGATACTTATAATAGTAATCCTAACCCAGCTCCAGGACCAACACCCCCTACACTTGGTGCAGCTGCTGCTGATACTTTTGTTGGTACAACAGCAAAGTTAGCATATACTATAGCTGGAGGAGTACAACTTCAAATGGAAATCAGAGCTCTTGAGAGTGAATCACTAGCAGAAACAGTAGCATCGCCGCACTTAGTCGTTGCAAATAACCAGGTAGCATTTATTAAAGATGGTGAAGATGTTCCATATAACCAAGCAACAGCTTCTGGTGCAGCAGCTGTTGCTTTCCAAGAGGCGGTTCTAGAGTTACAAGTTACACCGCAAATTGCTCCGGATGGTAATATTATTATGGATATTCTTGTTACTAAAAACTCAGTAGGTGCCTCCCCTGGTAAGACGCTTCAAGGAGGAGATTTGCCACCAATTATCAAAAAGAGAGAGATAACCACCAAAGTTATGACTAAAGATGGTGATACTGTTGTAATTGGTGGTATTTATACGAAAACTCAAAAAGAAGAGCGTAATAAGATCCCATTCTTAGGTGATATTCCTTATTTGGGTTATCTATTTAGTTATACAAAAATCACTGATCAAGATTCTGAGTTGTTAATTTTTATAACTCCAAAAATTATTCAGTCAAGAGTCCAAAAATGATAGCAGATAATAGTTGCAAAAATACCAATATTTAGGTATCTTATAGCCTATAATTTTTTATGTATGAGGGGTGATTAGTAACTAACTATCACGGTGTGTAATCAACTTACAATTTTGAGTCAAAAATGATAAGAACAAAAAATATTTTCTTAATTGGTCCAGTGGGTGCTGGAAAATCTACTATTGGTAAGCAGTTAGCAAAACAGTTAAAATTAGAGTTTATCGATTCTGATGATGTTATTGAAAAAAAATGTGGTGTAGATATTAACTGGATTTTTGATCTAGAGGGTGAAGAAGGTTTTAGAAAGCGTGAAAGAGAAGTTATTGCTGAGATTTTAGCTGAAAAGCAAAATATAGTTCTAGCTACAGGTGGCGGTGCTATCCTTGATCCAGATACTAGATCATTACTATCGTCACGAGGTAAGGTTGTCTATCTTGAGGCAACAATTGAACAACAACTTGAGAGAACTTCTAAAGATACAAAAAGACCGTTATTGAGAGTTGATGATAAAAGACCAGTTCTTGAGCAGTTAATGGCTGAAAGAGAGCCATTATATAGAAGTATCGCTGATGTCGTTGTGGAAACTAATGGCGCAACAGTTAAAAATATCGTTAATAAAATATCGACATTTTTAGTAGAAGAAACTATCCTGTGATTAGTACGTTATCAGTAAATCCTACTTTTAGTCCTAGTTATAATATTATTATTGACTCAGTACTAGATTTTTCAAATATTCTCGAGTATGTAGCTAACAAGCAAGTTTTGATTGTTACAAATACTACTATAGGGAACTTATATTTGACTAAGTTTTTAACAGTCTTAGCCAATGATTTAGATGTCAGAACTTGTATTTTAGAAGATGGTGAGCAATATAAATCGCAACAAAGTTTAGATAAGATATTATCAAGCTTGCTTGAGAATCATTTCACGCGTAACTCAACAGTTTTAGTTGCTTTGGGTGGTGGAGTCATAGGTGATATTACAGGATTTGCTGCTGCGATATATCAGCGCGGTGTTGATTTTATCCAAATACCAACCACGTTGCTTTCTCAAGTTGACTCATCAGTAGGTGGTAAGACTGCTATAAATCATCAGCTTGGTAAAAATATGATTGGAGCTTTTTATCAGCCCAAAGTTGTTTATACTTCTATAGAGTTTTATAAAACTTTGCCGCAGCGGGAATATATTGCTGGTATGGCTGAGGTTGTCAAATATGCTTTTATCTCAAAAGATTTTTATCTTTGGCTTGATTCAAATAGAGATAAAATCTTAGCAAAAGATAGCGTTACTTTGATAGAGATGGTAAAAAAGAGCTGTCAGATTAAAGCTCAAGTTGTTGCTATGGATGAAAAAGAGCTAACTGGAGCTAGAGCTATTCTAAATTTTGGTCATACATTTGGTCATGCTATAGAGAAGTGTCAAAATTACCGAGGTCTAAAGCATG containing:
- the aroK gene encoding shikimate kinase AroK, encoding MIRTKNIFLIGPVGAGKSTIGKQLAKQLKLEFIDSDDVIEKKCGVDINWIFDLEGEEGFRKREREVIAEILAEKQNIVLATGGGAILDPDTRSLLSSRGKVVYLEATIEQQLERTSKDTKRPLLRVDDKRPVLEQLMAEREPLYRSIADVVVETNGATVKNIVNKISTFLVEETIL
- the aroB gene encoding 3-dehydroquinate synthase; the protein is MISTLSVNPTFSPSYNIIIDSVLDFSNILEYVANKQVLIVTNTTIGNLYLTKFLTVLANDLDVRTCILEDGEQYKSQQSLDKILSSLLENHFTRNSTVLVALGGGVIGDITGFAAAIYQRGVDFIQIPTTLLSQVDSSVGGKTAINHQLGKNMIGAFYQPKVVYTSIEFYKTLPQREYIAGMAEVVKYAFISKDFYLWLDSNRDKILAKDSVTLIEMVKKSCQIKAQVVAMDEKELTGARAILNFGHTFGHAIEKCQNYRGLKHGEAVGVGMAQAIDFSCYLGIISQQQAKDFKKFIISFEISIDFPKDICQKEFLDAMLLDKKNSNKELKFILIKDIGNLVLQKQSKKDLELFLTVFNRK